CGGCGTGCTGCTGACGGCGCGGGCGCTGGAGCTGCAGAATGTCGATCGCGACCTGTCGCGCGAGAGCGTGGTGGAAGCGGTCAAGCTGGCGCCGACCCTGGTGCCGGCGGCGGTGCTCGCAAGCAAATATGAAAGCGAGGCGCATCAGGTGCGGCGTTCGATGCGCCTGGTCGAGACCGCGTGGCTGGCGCAGCCGCATCCCGATCTCGCCGACGCCTATGCGCATGTGAAGCTCGGCGACTCCGCGCGCCAGCGGCTGGTGCGGGTCGAGACCCTGGCGGCGAAAGCGCCGGGTCATATCGAGGGCGCGTTGGCGATCGCGCGCGCCGCGATCGACGCAGCCGAATTTACCAGGGCGCGCGAGGCGCTGGCGCCGTTTGTCGCAGCACCGACGCAGCGGGTGGCGATGCTGATGGCGGAGATCGAGCGCACCGAGCATGGCGATAGCGGCCGGGCGCGGGCCTGGACGTTGCGTGCAGTGCGGGCGCTGCACGATCCGGCCTGGACCGCGGACGGCTATGTCAGCGATCGCTGGCGTCCGGTGTCGCCGGTCACCGGACGGCTCGATGCCTTCCAGTGGCAGACGCCGGTCGCAAGCCTGCCGTCCGACAAGGGCGCTGCGATCGAATCATCACCGTTTGAGGAAGCCATGCTGGCGACCCCGCGCCGGGCGGTCGTGCTCGAGCCGCCCGCCGCCGAGAGCGACCTCGATGCCGAACCCGCAACCACCGCCGCCCAGGACAATGCGCCATCCGCCACCGTCGAGCCGGCTGCGGTTGAGGCGGCGCCCATCGCGGCAGCCCCGGTCGCGGCGCCTGCCGCGTCACCGCTGCCGCCAGCCGAATCGGCCCCCACAGCACCCGCTCCCCTGTTCCGGGCCCGTCAGGATATCCCGAAGGCCGCGCCAGCGCCGATTCCGGCCGTGATTCCGATCATCCGGGCACCCGACGACCCCGGAATCGACGAGGACGGCGTGCCGGATGAATTCGCGGAACAAATCGGCCCGCCAAAGGCTCAGGCCGGCGGCTGGCGGGGATTTTTGTCGCGCTGGG
The Bradyrhizobium sp. KBS0727 genome window above contains:
- a CDS encoding heme biosynthesis protein HemY; protein product: MVRIILFLLLIAFGAAGAAWVADQAGDVVLTWGNLRAKTTFPVFVLILGIVVAAAVMLWTVLRGLWRTPERIRRGRRERRHARGRHAITQGLLAIGHGDSSTARMHAEVARKHAAHDPLALLLHAQSAQLDGDRDGAQRAFRAMAEREDTRLLGLRGLFIEAQRADDPVAAVMVAEEALKLSPSSSWASHAVLGFCCAKGDWTGALTILDNNQSAGLIDKATYRRQRGVLLTARALELQNVDRDLSRESVVEAVKLAPTLVPAAVLASKYESEAHQVRRSMRLVETAWLAQPHPDLADAYAHVKLGDSARQRLVRVETLAAKAPGHIEGALAIARAAIDAAEFTRAREALAPFVAAPTQRVAMLMAEIERTEHGDSGRARAWTLRAVRALHDPAWTADGYVSDRWRPVSPVTGRLDAFQWQTPVASLPSDKGAAIESSPFEEAMLATPRRAVVLEPPAAESDLDAEPATTAAQDNAPSATVEPAAVEAAPIAAAPVAAPAASPLPPAESAPTAPAPLFRARQDIPKAAPAPIPAVIPIIRAPDDPGIDEDGVPDEFAEQIGPPKAQAGGWRGFLSRWGGE